A genome region from Pithys albifrons albifrons isolate INPA30051 chromosome 24, PitAlb_v1, whole genome shotgun sequence includes the following:
- the NCMAP gene encoding noncompact myelin-associated protein encodes MTTATPRINNTQLSLNVTTKSQEQSLYQSSGAIVAAIVVGVIIIFTVVLLILKTYNRHTRVRRELQPKASKGAVPPPGGQSSQGLSQPPSVLFIPGDIHVHSR; translated from the exons ATGACGACAGCCACGCCACGGATCAATAACACTCAGCTCTCACTGAATGTCACCACAAAGTCTCAAGAACAAAGTCTCTATCAGA GTTCTGGGGCAATAGTTGCTGCCATCGTAGTAGGAGtgataattatttttacagtggTTCTGCTCATTTTGAAAACATACAACAG GCACACGCGGGTGAGGCGGGAGCTGCAGCCCAAGGCCTCCAAGGGGGCAGTGCCCCCTCCCGgggggcagagcagccagggcCTGTCCCAGCCCCCCTCCGTGCTGTTCATCCCTGGGGACATCCACGTGCACAGCAGGTAA